The genomic segment TGGTATGTGTTTTGGACCTGTTCCATCGGTCCTGTGTGGGTAAAGCGGGCGTATGTCTTCGCTGGAATCGTGAACCCGACCATGCCCTCAGGGATATGCTCGAAACGCTCTACTTCCACCACAATATACTCGGTATACATTTGGTACGTCTGATTCTCGTCGCTGATGTCATAACGAACATCTGGTGAAATGACGAGAGGAATCTCATCCTGACGCTTCAAAAACGTCTCCCACAGCTTTGGCATGTATTCTACAAGCATGGGAAACGAACCAGAGAAGCTAAGCCCAACCAGATGCTTTTGCGGTACGTGAATGATCGTCCCTTCCATGTCTCCACCTCATTCATCTGCATTTTCCTTCGTATTTTGACAAGGGGTGGAAAAATCCTGCAAGAAGGCAAAAAAAGCACCTCCTGCATCAGCAAGGAAGTGCTTTCTTCTTTTCATTGCTTTATTCAAACGCTTTTTTCATCGCTTTGTAGCTAGCTTCAATCGTCCGTTCGATATCTTCATCAGTATGAGCCAAGGAAACGAACATGCCCTCAAACTGGGACGGCGGGATCATGACGCCTTCCTCCAGCAGATAGCTAAAGTACGCAGAGAAACGCTCCAGATCGGAAGTTTTCGCTGTTTCGTAGTTGATAACCGGCGTTTCTGTGAAGAACAGACAAACCATCGAACCAACGCGATTGAGCGTGTGCGGAATCCCCAGCTTCTTGGCATTGTCAGCCAAGCCTTCAGCCAAACGAGCAGACATCTTCTCCAAACGCTCGTAAGCGCCTGGTTTGCTGAGCTCTTGCAAGGTAGTCAAGCCAGCAGCCATCGCCAAAGGATTACCCGACAGCGTCCCTGCCTGATAGATTGGTCCTGCTGGAGCCACTTGCTGCATGATCTCCCGTTTGCCGCCGTACGCACCGACTGGCAAGCCACCGCCGATGACTTTTCCCATCGTTGTCAAATCTGGGGTAATGCCGTACAGCTCTTGTGCACCGCCCAATGCTACACGGAAGCCAGTCATGACTTCATCGAAAATAAGCAGAGTCCCATGCTTCTCCGTAATTTCACGCAGTCCTTCGAGGAAGCCTGGCTGTGGAGGAACAACCCCCATGTTGCCGCCGATTGGCTCTACAATAACTGCTGCCAGATCATCGCCAAACGCTTCAAATGCCAGTTTGACGCTTTCCAGATCATTGTAAGGAACCGTAATCGTGTTGTGTGCCGTTCCTTCAGGTACGCCTGGGCTGTCTGGAAGTCCTAGTGTAGCCACACCGGAACCCGCTTTGATCAACAGGCTGTCGGCATGACCATGGTAGCAGCCTTCGAACTTCATGATTTTGTTGCGTCTGGTATAGCCACGCGCGAGGCGCAGAGCGCTCATCGTCGCCTCTGTACCGGAGTTTACCATGCGCACGACTTCTACAGATGGCACAATCTCACAAACGAGCTTTGCCATTTCTGTTTCCCGCTCAGTCGGTGCACCAAAGCTTGTTCCAAGCGCAGCTACTTCCGTAATCGCTGCAAGGACACGCGGATGCGCATGACCCAAGATCAATGGACCCCACGAGCCGATATAGTCAATATAGCTGTTTCCATCCACATCAAAAATGCGGGAGCCTTCTCCCTTTGCGATGTAAACAGGATTGCCTCCAACACTCTTAAAGGCACGAACCGGACTGTTTACTCCGCCTGGTATGTAATGCTGTGCTTCTGCAAATAACTGAGTAGATTTTTCTCTATTCATCTCGTGCTCACCTCGCCAGCCATTTTGCAACATCTTTTGCATGGTACGTAATGATCAAATCTGCACCTGCGCGCTTGAAGCCAACCAATGTTTCCATAACGATACGCTCTTCATCGATCCAGCCATTCAGAGCTGCCGCTTTTACCATGGAATACTCGGCACTCACATTGTAAGCCACAATTGGCAGGTTGAAGTTCTCACGCAGACGAAGAACCATGTCCATGAAGGCAAGACCTGGCTTCACGATTAAGAAGTCCGCGCCTTCTTTTACATCGGAAGCTGCCTCGCGCAGACCTTCACGTGCATTGGCCGCGTCCATTTGGTAGCTTTTGCGATCGCCGAATTGTGGAGTCGAGCCTGCCGCATCGCGGAACGGCCCGTAGAAGGCAGAAGCGTATTTCA from the Brevibacillus brevis genome contains:
- a CDS encoding GyrI-like domain-containing protein, with product MEGTIIHVPQKHLVGLSFSGSFPMLVEYMPKLWETFLKRQDEIPLVISPDVRYDISDENQTYQMYTEYIVVEVERFEHIPEGMVGFTIPAKTYARFTHTGPMEQVQNTYHGLFGWLNENGHQVDEQALRMERYDQRYVPSVHESARVENTYEIFIPLR
- the hemL gene encoding glutamate-1-semialdehyde 2,1-aminomutase; this encodes MNREKSTQLFAEAQHYIPGGVNSPVRAFKSVGGNPVYIAKGEGSRIFDVDGNSYIDYIGSWGPLILGHAHPRVLAAITEVAALGTSFGAPTERETEMAKLVCEIVPSVEVVRMVNSGTEATMSALRLARGYTRRNKIMKFEGCYHGHADSLLIKAGSGVATLGLPDSPGVPEGTAHNTITVPYNDLESVKLAFEAFGDDLAAVIVEPIGGNMGVVPPQPGFLEGLREITEKHGTLLIFDEVMTGFRVALGGAQELYGITPDLTTMGKVIGGGLPVGAYGGKREIMQQVAPAGPIYQAGTLSGNPLAMAAGLTTLQELSKPGAYERLEKMSARLAEGLADNAKKLGIPHTLNRVGSMVCLFFTETPVINYETAKTSDLERFSAYFSYLLEEGVMIPPSQFEGMFVSLAHTDEDIERTIEASYKAMKKAFE